A genomic segment from Anaerolineae bacterium encodes:
- a CDS encoding glycosyltransferase family 39 protein: MKSEATKTRLLRLGSFGLFVLLAWPRLSRLDVFMTADEYLWVERTRNFLLFLADGNWLRTFQTGHPGVTTTWLGGLGLGLYYHFVAGSTLPEALSGLNLCTFAPDMLPLLRLPMVAVTLLCLFISVKLGQKLWGNEVAWLSLLLLALDPFYLAHSRTLHHDALVSAWLLVAVLSILVYALRSPAWGYLLLAGVATGLALLSKATALFLLPFTGLVLAVMALKPKSGPEALAQITKRTIWAAMGWGVAASLIVYALWPAMWVDPLSVLLKTGHMIQSYAQTPHANGVFFRGQVVGDPGLLFYGLAILFRLTPPVLFGVALALLFWLSDFWPRAAPPHPPASPAGDRLGLGLLLLAAVGFILFLGLGAKKQERYALPAILMLDVAAAWGLARLWGWLKLWQPGRFTSKGAAGLGLSAVLLLQAATTLPHQPYYLTYYNPLLGGGAAARNTITVGWGEGLDRAAAYLNRQPQAERLQVTTLMHTALAPFFAGNTLGYRPQADKAALLALASDYAILYLPDVQRDLPNPAWPAFIRRYGVLEHVVRLHGLEYAWLYRMPAIKLTLPPSPSSSPILGYHLLPARVTAGQTLTMTLYFTGDPPTPAQLSIPMVDERGQTGFWANLTPAPETSPAPPDQAFPLRAAAYNFIVTDPGLSGLYCPLVPGFPFELAAVSPSGAGKCWYYQPPPPGRGCVQIRPSR, translated from the coding sequence ATGAAATCTGAGGCAACCAAAACCAGGCTGTTGCGGCTGGGATCGTTTGGGCTGTTCGTTCTGCTGGCCTGGCCCCGGCTGAGCAGGCTCGACGTTTTTATGACGGCGGATGAATACCTGTGGGTTGAACGAACGCGAAACTTTTTGCTCTTTCTGGCCGACGGCAATTGGCTCAGGACGTTTCAAACCGGACATCCCGGCGTTACCACCACCTGGTTGGGGGGACTGGGTTTGGGCCTATACTATCACTTTGTCGCCGGCTCAACATTGCCGGAGGCGTTATCCGGCCTGAACTTATGCACCTTTGCCCCGGACATGCTCCCTTTGCTGCGCTTGCCTATGGTGGCAGTCACCTTACTTTGTTTATTCATTTCCGTAAAACTGGGGCAAAAGCTGTGGGGCAATGAAGTGGCGTGGTTGAGTTTACTGCTGCTGGCCCTGGACCCCTTTTACCTGGCCCACTCCCGCACCCTCCACCACGACGCCCTGGTGTCTGCCTGGCTGCTGGTGGCCGTGCTCAGCATATTGGTCTATGCTCTGCGCAGCCCGGCCTGGGGCTATTTGCTTCTGGCCGGGGTGGCCACCGGCCTGGCCCTGCTTTCAAAAGCAACGGCTCTTTTTCTATTGCCCTTCACCGGACTGGTTTTGGCCGTTATGGCCCTCAAGCCCAAAAGTGGGCCAGAAGCATTGGCCCAAATAACCAAACGTACAATTTGGGCGGCAATGGGGTGGGGAGTGGCGGCAAGTTTAATTGTCTATGCCCTGTGGCCTGCCATGTGGGTTGACCCGCTGAGCGTGTTGTTAAAAACCGGGCACATGATCCAGAGTTACGCCCAGACCCCTCATGCTAACGGCGTCTTTTTCCGGGGTCAGGTTGTGGGCGACCCCGGCCTGCTTTTTTATGGGCTGGCCATCCTGTTCAGGCTGACGCCGCCGGTTTTGTTTGGGGTGGCCCTGGCCCTGCTCTTTTGGCTGAGCGACTTTTGGCCCCGGGCCGCCCCGCCCCATCCCCCAGCCTCTCCTGCCGGCGATAGACTTGGTCTGGGCCTGTTACTCCTGGCCGCCGTGGGCTTTATTCTTTTTTTAGGACTGGGGGCCAAAAAACAGGAACGCTACGCCTTGCCCGCCATCCTGATGCTGGACGTGGCGGCGGCGTGGGGGTTGGCCCGTTTGTGGGGTTGGTTAAAACTATGGCAGCCGGGACGATTTACCTCGAAGGGGGCCGCCGGTTTGGGGCTGAGCGCGGTTTTATTGCTGCAAGCGGCCACCACTCTGCCCCACCAGCCTTATTACCTGACCTATTACAACCCGCTTTTGGGCGGCGGAGCGGCCGCCCGCAACACCATCACCGTTGGCTGGGGCGAAGGCCTGGACCGGGCGGCGGCTTATTTGAATCGCCAGCCCCAGGCCGAACGCCTGCAAGTGACCACCCTCATGCACACCGCCCTGGCCCCTTTTTTTGCCGGAAACACGTTGGGCTATCGCCCGCAGGCGGACAAGGCGGCCCTGCTGGCCCTGGCCAGCGACTACGCGATCCTTTACCTGCCCGACGTGCAGCGCGATTTACCCAACCCGGCCTGGCCGGCTTTCATCCGGCGGTATGGCGTTTTGGAACACGTGGTCCGCCTGCACGGCCTAGAATATGCCTGGCTTTACCGCATGCCCGCCATCAAACTCACCCTCCCCCCCTCCCCCTCATCCTCCCCCATTCTGGGTTACCACCTGCTCCCCGCCCGGGTGACGGCCGGGCAGACCCTGACCATGACCCTCTATTTTACGGGCGACCCGCCCACCCCGGCCCAATTGTCCATTCCCATGGTTGACGAGCGCGGCCAAACCGGGTTTTGGGCCAACCTGACCCCGGCCCCTGAAACGTCTCCCGCTCCGCCCGATCAGGCTTTCCCCCTCCGGGCAGCCGCTTATAACTTTATCGTTACCGATCCCGGTTTGAGCGGTCTCTACTGCCC